From Candidatus Brocadia sp., a single genomic window includes:
- a CDS encoding response regulator transcription factor, which produces MRILIVDDEKTIRRFLKAALVSHGYDVFEATNGAEALKYAISSHPDVIILDLGLPDMDGIDITRQIRERSKTPIIILSVREDESDKISALDAGADDYLTKPFHAGEMLARIRAVMRRLLPQSERSLFTVGKLSVDLAQHSVEVNGRPVHLTPTEYDLLKVLVLNAGKVMTHGQILKEIWDKTEDIEEALHLLRVTVSNLRNKVEPEPDRPTYILTEPCMGYRLCTDM; this is translated from the coding sequence ATGCGAATCCTTATTGTCGATGATGAAAAAACAATCAGGCGTTTCTTAAAAGCAGCCTTAGTTTCCCACGGCTATGATGTGTTCGAGGCTACAAACGGCGCAGAGGCTTTGAAATATGCTATTTCTTCACATCCTGACGTGATTATTCTGGATTTGGGTTTGCCAGACATGGACGGGATCGATATCACCCGCCAGATACGAGAACGATCGAAAACGCCTATTATTATCCTGTCGGTACGTGAAGATGAATCCGATAAGATCTCCGCCCTGGATGCGGGGGCGGATGATTATCTCACCAAACCTTTTCATGCCGGCGAAATGCTTGCACGAATACGGGCGGTTATGAGAAGGCTACTTCCTCAAAGCGAAAGATCGTTATTTACGGTAGGAAAACTATCGGTAGATCTCGCGCAACACAGTGTGGAAGTAAACGGTCGCCCTGTTCATCTCACGCCAACAGAGTATGACCTTCTCAAAGTTCTTGTCTTAAACGCGGGAAAGGTTATGACGCATGGGCAGATCTTAAAAGAAATTTGGGATAAAACCGAAGACATTGAAGAAGCCTTACATCTCTTAAGGGTGACGGTGAGTAATTTGCGAAATAAAGTAGAACCCGAGCCCGACAGACCCACCTATATTCTTACCGAGCCGTGCATGGGCTACCGCCTGTGTACCGATATGTAG
- a CDS encoding DUF4118 domain-containing protein has translation MTFDYFLVTSCLTFVVSDVQYVFTFIGLLAVGLVVSALASKTRQQAMDARGREEQTAMLYCLSKDLAASDSLEAVLHAIRANVGGIFDCRVAVFLAADYRITPGSFDTGFPIDEHENTIAAWVFRNGKPAGWSTDILPAAKAHYMPLKTSQGVCGVLGVFFKDNKASLDPRECNLLGALASQAAIAVQRAKLTEISRQMELIRETEKLQAALLNSISHDLRTPLVTIMGALSSLLQDFSSIDAETRKELLETAYDESGHLNQLVGNLLDTTRIEAGALKMKTKPCELRDVIGASLHLLKDKLEKRDIQMHIPPVLPEILLDFTLMMRVFVNLIDNAMKYSAPDTPIEITVKLLENKVKIEVKDEGFGIPEEDLVRIFDKFYRAVKPRQITGTGLGLSICKGIVEAHGGQIFAENNPDKGATFTVILSLEVKEA, from the coding sequence TTGACGTTTGATTATTTTCTTGTGACGTCCTGTTTAACATTTGTGGTTTCTGACGTTCAATATGTTTTTACCTTTATTGGACTTTTAGCCGTGGGATTAGTGGTCAGCGCCCTTGCGTCAAAAACCAGACAACAAGCCATGGACGCGCGGGGGAGGGAAGAGCAGACAGCAATGCTATACTGTTTGAGCAAAGATCTGGCCGCATCTGATTCCTTAGAGGCCGTGTTGCACGCCATTCGAGCGAATGTGGGAGGAATATTTGATTGCCGTGTTGCGGTTTTTCTGGCGGCAGACTACCGGATTACTCCAGGCAGTTTTGACACTGGTTTTCCTATTGATGAACATGAAAATACCATCGCTGCATGGGTTTTTAGGAATGGCAAGCCGGCCGGATGGAGTACAGATATCTTACCTGCTGCCAAAGCACATTATATGCCATTAAAGACATCGCAAGGGGTCTGTGGTGTTTTAGGAGTTTTCTTTAAAGACAATAAGGCAAGTCTTGACCCTAGAGAATGTAATTTATTGGGCGCATTGGCAAGTCAGGCGGCGATTGCGGTTCAGCGGGCGAAACTAACCGAAATTTCCCGACAGATGGAGCTTATAAGGGAAACTGAAAAACTCCAGGCGGCGCTTTTGAATTCCATCTCTCATGATCTGAGAACGCCGCTGGTAACGATCATGGGGGCATTAAGCAGTCTTTTACAGGACTTTTCCTCGATTGACGCCGAAACACGCAAAGAGCTTTTGGAAACGGCTTACGATGAGTCCGGCCACCTGAACCAGCTTGTTGGCAATCTTCTTGATACGACGCGGATCGAGGCAGGTGCTTTGAAAATGAAAACCAAACCCTGCGAATTAAGAGACGTGATTGGCGCTTCCCTGCACCTGCTGAAGGACAAGCTTGAAAAAAGAGACATTCAGATGCACATTCCCCCGGTTTTACCCGAAATTCTTTTGGATTTTACCCTCATGATGCGGGTATTTGTAAATCTCATTGATAACGCCATGAAATATTCCGCGCCGGATACGCCGATTGAGATTACGGTAAAACTTCTGGAAAACAAAGTGAAGATCGAAGTAAAAGACGAGGGCTTTGGAATCCCCGAAGAGGATTTGGTGCGTATTTTCGATAAGTTTTACCGTGCCGTGAAACCACGCCAGATTACGGGGACAGGGCTTGGGCTTTCCATCTGCAAGGGGATTGTCGAGGCACACGGCGGACAGATTTTTGCAGAGAATAATCCCGACAAGGGAGCGACATTCACCGTGATACTATCCCTGGAGGTAAAAGAGGCGTAA
- a CDS encoding biopolymer transporter ExbD, producing the protein MRFREKRLTKSIINLTPMVDMLFLILLFFLVTSSFIEQPNIKLELPSTKYASTGKIEERVLTISRDGKLFFQNEPVERKNLVSVLKNAFSKQDEKTLILRADKNVSYGTVVDIMDAAKGAGLRRIVAPTILEPEKQP; encoded by the coding sequence ATGCGATTCCGTGAAAAACGTCTTACAAAATCTATCATAAACCTTACCCCTATGGTAGATATGCTGTTCCTGATACTCTTGTTTTTTCTGGTTACATCCAGCTTTATAGAACAGCCGAATATCAAACTGGAACTCCCCTCAACCAAATATGCATCTACCGGTAAAATCGAGGAGCGGGTCTTAACTATTTCCCGGGATGGAAAGCTATTCTTCCAGAACGAACCCGTTGAGCGAAAAAATCTTGTATCGGTATTAAAGAATGCCTTTTCGAAGCAAGACGAAAAGACCCTTATCTTGCGGGCAGATAAAAATGTATCTTACGGCACCGTCGTTGATATCATGGATGCAGCCAAAGGGGCAGGTTTAAGGAGAATCGTTGCCCCCACTATTCTTGAACCTGAAAAACAGCCTTAA
- a CDS encoding MotA/TolQ/ExbB proton channel family protein: MEWLIGGGPIMIPLFVCSVLALAVIIERAINLRRDKVLKPEIIQTIEAIRSQKDIPFAISRCEVISGPFSNLLRRILTNNHLTREEKFIDIQAAGRQETKSLEKRLLVLEVITAVAPLLGLLGTVLGLEDIFGIISELGLGQAKAFSAGLAEAIRTTVFGLFIAIPSLVAYSYFDKKVDTFVLEMEEYSIHILNKLYPAQDSDKK, encoded by the coding sequence TTGGAATGGCTCATAGGTGGTGGTCCCATCATGATACCACTTTTCGTTTGTTCCGTTTTAGCCCTTGCGGTGATCATTGAAAGGGCAATAAATTTGCGCAGGGACAAAGTCTTAAAACCGGAGATCATCCAGACCATAGAGGCAATACGCAGTCAAAAAGATATACCCTTTGCAATCTCCAGATGCGAGGTGATTTCTGGTCCTTTTTCTAATCTGTTGAGGCGGATCCTCACCAATAACCATCTCACACGGGAGGAAAAATTTATTGATATACAGGCTGCTGGACGACAGGAAACCAAGTCGCTCGAAAAGAGACTTTTGGTATTAGAAGTCATTACAGCTGTAGCCCCCTTATTAGGATTACTTGGAACGGTATTGGGGTTAGAGGATATCTTCGGGATTATTTCCGAACTGGGACTCGGACAGGCCAAGGCATTTTCGGCAGGTCTGGCAGAAGCGATTCGAACAACCGTATTTGGACTCTTCATTGCAATCCCGTCACTGGTTGCCTATAGCTATTTCGATAAAAAGGTGGATACCTTTGTCCTGGAAATGGAAGAATACTCTATACATATCCTTAATAAACTCTATCCTGCTCAAGATTCTGATAAAAAATAA
- a CDS encoding energy transducer TonB → MFIKIRPEFFQKNLFSLLIVASLAIHAILIFMSPQAGQILSLRSLRDSFIREPSEYAVTLELENAETRIENSSDSNTEQNESKPEKDEDAEKKKQKMFTDTSENTKDEEANVETDKIGEKGSIAKDNFPDDKQPVNNEPHAEGHSKAPFLGKGKAGAPYENRQQQQEQEVMAQAIIPEDSTHDKNTPPRYANLPKGLEKQEIPPVKPLHKEPFQAPSEEKKMNATEVKTIKLDKTIEAENTAQSSKRERLTIGYTIREEEAPLPYSEGVLFTDKQDEVNKDTETEEESLAPLKEQSSLKEHEALENADAEAKDLNKSKETKNTAIFQSEIPPAPSPELPGVETQRRLERGLDEQERPGELRKPKISFNVNAKTEGTSNDPVLFEDTISNAVIPGAPSFNVKKHEYADYFKHIRDRISLYWFLGYGTRAEIKLETRDDKPIIVEFKVLPDGSIDGVKIVDDAGNFNLASRLISSIKNAAPLNPFPSNIKEPSIDVRFNFYFF, encoded by the coding sequence ATGTTCATTAAGATACGTCCAGAATTTTTCCAAAAAAACCTGTTTTCACTTCTTATTGTTGCATCCCTGGCTATACACGCTATCCTCATATTCATGTCTCCACAGGCAGGTCAGATTCTCAGTTTAAGGTCACTTCGAGACAGTTTTATCCGTGAACCAAGCGAATATGCAGTTACCCTGGAACTTGAAAATGCCGAAACCCGGATAGAAAATAGTTCAGATTCAAATACCGAACAAAATGAAAGCAAGCCAGAGAAAGACGAAGATGCTGAAAAAAAGAAGCAGAAAATGTTTACCGACACTTCCGAGAATACTAAAGACGAGGAAGCAAACGTCGAAACGGATAAGATCGGTGAAAAAGGGTCTATAGCAAAGGATAATTTTCCTGACGACAAGCAACCGGTCAATAATGAACCCCATGCTGAAGGGCATTCTAAAGCACCGTTTTTGGGCAAGGGGAAGGCTGGCGCCCCTTATGAGAACCGACAGCAGCAACAGGAACAGGAAGTTATGGCACAGGCAATTATTCCTGAGGATAGTACCCATGATAAAAACACTCCTCCCCGCTATGCCAATCTGCCCAAAGGACTGGAGAAGCAAGAGATTCCTCCTGTAAAACCCTTACATAAGGAACCATTCCAGGCTCCTTCTGAAGAAAAAAAGATGAATGCAACAGAGGTAAAGACAATCAAACTGGACAAAACGATAGAAGCAGAAAATACCGCACAATCATCGAAAAGAGAACGGCTCACCATTGGGTATACTATCAGAGAAGAAGAAGCACCACTGCCTTATAGTGAGGGGGTATTATTTACTGATAAACAGGATGAAGTAAACAAGGACACTGAAACAGAAGAAGAATCATTAGCGCCTCTCAAAGAACAATCGTCTCTTAAGGAACACGAAGCTTTAGAAAATGCGGATGCAGAGGCAAAAGATCTTAATAAGTCGAAAGAAACAAAGAATACTGCAATTTTTCAGTCTGAAATACCTCCGGCGCCTTCACCAGAATTGCCGGGCGTTGAAACTCAGCGCAGGCTCGAAAGGGGATTGGATGAGCAAGAAAGACCTGGCGAACTGAGAAAACCCAAGATCTCTTTTAATGTTAATGCAAAAACTGAGGGGACAAGCAATGACCCGGTACTTTTTGAGGACACGATATCAAATGCAGTAATCCCGGGTGCGCCGTCTTTTAATGTCAAAAAACATGAATATGCCGATTACTTTAAGCATATCAGGGACAGGATATCCCTGTATTGGTTCCTTGGGTATGGAACCCGTGCTGAGATAAAGCTTGAAACCAGAGATGACAAACCAATCATTGTAGAATTTAAGGTATTGCCTGATGGTTCTATTGATGGAGTAAAGATTGTGGATGATGCGGGAAATTTTAATCTTGCATCACGGCTTATATCCTCGATCAAAAATGCAGCACCGTTGAATCCTTTCCCATCCAATATCAAGGAGCCATCAATCGATGTGAGGTTTAATTTCTATTTTTTCTAA
- the mobB gene encoding molybdopterin-guanine dinucleotide biosynthesis protein B, which produces MQLKVPTISIVGKSNSGKTTLIVKLVRELKSRRFKVATIKHSHHSFELDQEGKDSWLHTRAGADAVVVASQKMTGVIRVVSEELPLPEIVNTYLQDMDIILAEGYKTQAIPKIEVLRSEISTALVCKNDLNLMAVIGDKKPEINIPFFHIDDKASSIVDFLLSRLKKSSAESCA; this is translated from the coding sequence ATGCAATTAAAAGTACCAACAATCTCCATTGTGGGTAAATCTAACAGTGGCAAGACCACCCTTATTGTAAAGCTCGTTCGGGAATTGAAATCCAGGCGTTTTAAGGTCGCCACCATTAAACACAGCCATCATAGTTTCGAACTAGATCAGGAAGGAAAGGATAGCTGGCTGCACACCAGGGCTGGGGCCGATGCAGTTGTTGTGGCTTCACAAAAGATGACGGGAGTCATACGCGTCGTGTCTGAAGAACTTCCTCTACCAGAAATTGTAAACACCTATTTACAAGATATGGACATTATCCTTGCAGAGGGCTACAAGACCCAGGCTATTCCGAAGATTGAAGTCTTGCGTTCAGAAATCAGCACTGCGTTGGTATGTAAGAATGACCTGAACTTAATGGCTGTCATTGGCGACAAGAAACCTGAAATCAATATACCCTTTTTTCATATCGATGACAAAGCTTCTTCTATCGTTGATTTTCTGTTATCGAGGCTGAAAAAAAGTTCTGCTGAAAGTTGTGCCTAA
- a CDS encoding 4Fe-4S dicluster domain-containing protein has protein sequence MDNTEKILDRRQLFKDLFAFMGNKVADYASKKVDRIMPKGDYLRPPGAVEEAEFLSLCTRCDECIKVCPAKAIKKYHGLMDVAVGTPVIMPRENPCVLCNGLLCIAACKEGALKPVEHVDKVQMGIARINQSRCLAWGGQDCQLCYIKCPLRGDALYQEDGKPVISEEKCVGCGVCEYACYTINNTCAIKIVSKR, from the coding sequence ATGGATAATACGGAAAAAATATTGGACAGACGGCAACTTTTTAAAGACTTGTTCGCCTTCATGGGAAACAAAGTTGCAGATTATGCCAGTAAAAAAGTTGACCGCATAATGCCCAAGGGTGATTACTTGCGCCCTCCAGGCGCTGTTGAAGAGGCCGAATTTCTTTCCTTGTGTACCCGCTGTGATGAGTGTATCAAGGTATGTCCTGCGAAAGCAATCAAGAAGTACCACGGGTTGATGGATGTGGCTGTAGGCACTCCTGTTATTATGCCCAGGGAAAATCCCTGTGTATTATGCAACGGGTTGTTGTGTATTGCTGCCTGTAAAGAAGGGGCTTTAAAGCCCGTTGAGCATGTAGATAAAGTTCAGATGGGTATTGCCAGGATTAATCAGTCGCGATGCCTTGCATGGGGTGGGCAGGATTGTCAACTGTGTTATATAAAATGTCCTTTGCGTGGTGATGCACTTTATCAGGAGGACGGCAAGCCCGTGATTAGTGAAGAGAAATGTGTCGGCTGCGGAGTTTGTGAATACGCCTGTTATACGATAAATAACACTTGTGCGATTAAGATTGTATCTAAAAGGTAG
- a CDS encoding ATP-binding protein, whose amino-acid sequence MSDCKIPFTCELCEKQLSCQLDQIEHNKWAIAQRMKDIKYKIVVMSNKGGVGKSTVTTNLGVALARKGYKVGIADADIHGPNIPIMLGVEGKRLKGSSGGVLPLEVLPNLKVASLSFLIEDPSMPVIWRDSAKWDFLCELMGSVCWGDLDFLLVDLPPGTGNEAISIIELIGKVDGSVIVTTPQDVVLLDVRKAVVFSRDSNVPIIGIVENMSGLVCPHCNTQIDVFKTGGGEKVCGELGVAFLGKIPLDPGITEKCDNGEAFVAAYPNSEAAKAFGEIVKKCEVFVRTRKDELDKITEYREVPFLGKVPVDPDFVEKIK is encoded by the coding sequence ATGTCAGACTGTAAGATTCCGTTTACCTGTGAGCTTTGTGAGAAACAGTTATCGTGTCAATTGGACCAGATAGAGCACAACAAGTGGGCAATAGCCCAACGTATGAAAGACATTAAATATAAAATCGTTGTGATGAGCAATAAAGGTGGGGTGGGTAAGAGCACGGTAACAACAAACCTCGGTGTTGCATTAGCCCGAAAGGGCTATAAGGTCGGAATAGCTGATGCAGATATCCACGGCCCCAACATCCCCATAATGTTAGGTGTGGAGGGAAAAAGGCTCAAGGGCAGCAGTGGTGGCGTGCTGCCGCTGGAAGTATTACCAAATTTAAAGGTGGCATCACTTTCCTTTTTGATTGAAGACCCGTCAATGCCGGTCATCTGGAGGGATTCTGCAAAATGGGATTTTCTCTGCGAGTTGATGGGAAGCGTGTGCTGGGGAGATTTGGATTTTCTCTTGGTGGATTTACCACCGGGGACTGGAAATGAGGCAATTTCTATTATTGAGCTTATCGGGAAGGTGGACGGTTCTGTGATCGTTACAACACCTCAGGATGTGGTACTGCTGGATGTAAGGAAGGCTGTTGTTTTCTCACGGGATAGCAATGTGCCAATTATTGGGATTGTTGAAAATATGAGCGGCCTGGTTTGCCCCCATTGTAATACACAGATTGATGTGTTTAAAACGGGCGGAGGGGAGAAGGTTTGTGGAGAATTGGGCGTAGCGTTTCTTGGTAAGATACCGTTGGATCCCGGGATTACGGAAAAATGCGATAATGGCGAGGCATTTGTAGCTGCCTATCCCAATTCAGAGGCGGCAAAGGCTTTTGGTGAAATAGTCAAGAAATGTGAAGTATTTGTCAGGACTCGCAAAGACGAACTCGATAAAATTACAGAATATAGGGAAGTACCTTTTCTCGGTAAGGTTCCGGTAGACCCTGATTTTGTTGAAAAAATCAAGTAA
- a CDS encoding PAS domain S-box protein: protein MFRSIKNKLIFLFLVAVLTPLLVMRLIAYPSAQKAIQKTTISNLQLIGSKKVSQVKEWLNKLKSDAERIAHNPFVVSAVNLTKTDTDTISRFLSHIPLQPGFHRFMISDMSGNVRLSTDDKLIGLNVGDVEGFNQAAEGKTCVSDIVSSVFYDLSDFGNRSEGLPIMYISVPVRNKDGPVTGVIMFQADLSVLNKEIQEMRYGDSCDTYAINKYGQMITESRFADQLKHIGLIKKRTTLELTVVVPQTRQFTKSVISCLEGVDGFDVNGYTNYLGEKVIGVWYRIPELKWGVITEARASEVSLAMNNLKNPVLKILSYLTIAGVVLAVAGITFALVIGQKIANPIMELITATRKMSAGDLSQRVMIKTEDEVRELGDAFNVMAESVQEKTAKLQETSNFLNSILVSSTEHSIIAADLDGNILAFNEGAKRMFGYEPEELVQKSSIQLLYTKGDVESGKVRRMLETTLITGRYKSEMQLVRKNGEVFTGYSTFTTRQSTGGKPIGFVMIARDITEQKLLEQELHSYTVQLEKIVEERTRKLRVSEEKYRRLFETSKDVVFFCDTECQFADINQAGVDLFGYESKNEILKLNLVQHLFFSQAEGKAIKEMVCKNGFIKDYEVELKKKDGIRVPCLMTSNLRRDERNNIIGYEGIIIDLTERKKLEQEKDIMNNINKILASNLDIREVYKSFSEELNKVIDFDRMSITLLDEKREELLIFAVSKDYRGSRLEEGMHYSKYGTLAGKVVEDGEVYMVSDTSRGRFSTDPILFKEGIKSRLSFPLICKGEIIGSLNFGSKNVHNYSENHVDIINKIAPQLAIAIDNTCLFDKIKESEEKYRNLVEDIEDVIFRLDKKGRYLFLNSALKNVTGYDPQEFYENPSIAMGMIHKHDGELVRETTRKVLTGELKASKDLEYRIYCKNGEELWVSQNTYPIKNKKGTIIGIEGIMRDITDSKRIEEQIRRSERLASIGELAASIAHEIRNPLGAISNSVGMLKRDLFLKDDDQKLFEMVVEETDRLNSIITNFLTFAHPAEYHFIKSDILEIIDETLFLLEQDARFHEEIKIVKIYENDIPRIHVDRNWIRKVFWNLLVNSIDAMPRGGKIFIRVRMPKVPDNNGIEIVIADTGMGIPPEIIRKIFEPFFTTKKSKGTGLGLSIVHRIVDNHGGVIDVKSKQNKGTIFTIRLPVKSKQIKTIPV, encoded by the coding sequence ATGTTTCGTTCAATCAAGAACAAATTAATTTTTCTCTTTCTGGTCGCTGTCCTTACGCCATTATTGGTAATGCGACTTATTGCATATCCTTCCGCACAAAAAGCCATCCAGAAAACGACGATTAGCAATTTGCAATTGATCGGTTCCAAAAAAGTATCCCAAGTAAAAGAATGGTTAAATAAATTGAAAAGCGATGCAGAACGCATCGCCCATAATCCGTTTGTAGTGAGTGCAGTGAATTTGACAAAAACGGATACTGATACCATTTCTCGGTTTCTTTCCCACATACCATTGCAACCGGGTTTTCACAGGTTTATGATTAGTGACATGTCTGGCAATGTCAGACTGTCCACGGATGACAAACTGATAGGGTTAAACGTTGGTGATGTTGAAGGCTTCAATCAGGCTGCGGAAGGCAAGACCTGTGTTTCAGACATCGTATCCTCTGTTTTCTATGATTTGAGTGACTTCGGGAACAGGTCAGAAGGATTGCCTATCATGTACATCTCTGTACCTGTAAGAAATAAGGACGGACCGGTGACAGGGGTCATAATGTTTCAGGCCGATCTGTCAGTTCTTAATAAGGAAATACAGGAGATGCGGTATGGGGATAGTTGTGATACTTATGCGATCAATAAATATGGCCAGATGATTACAGAATCCAGGTTTGCCGATCAATTAAAACATATTGGGTTAATCAAGAAGAGAACAACACTGGAATTGACGGTTGTTGTGCCACAAACCAGGCAATTTACCAAAAGCGTAATTTCCTGTTTAGAGGGTGTTGATGGGTTTGATGTGAATGGCTATACGAACTACCTGGGCGAAAAAGTGATAGGGGTATGGTATCGGATACCTGAACTGAAATGGGGTGTCATTACAGAAGCGAGAGCCAGCGAAGTATCTTTAGCCATGAATAATTTAAAGAATCCTGTCTTAAAAATTCTTTCTTACTTGACTATTGCAGGAGTGGTTTTGGCGGTTGCCGGGATTACATTTGCGTTGGTAATTGGGCAGAAGATTGCCAATCCTATTATGGAATTGATAACGGCTACCCGGAAGATGTCAGCAGGGGATTTGTCCCAACGGGTTATGATAAAGACTGAGGATGAAGTCCGTGAGTTGGGGGATGCATTCAATGTCATGGCTGAATCTGTGCAGGAGAAGACAGCGAAACTGCAAGAAACATCAAATTTTTTAAATAGCATTCTGGTAAGTTCTACCGAGCATTCAATCATAGCGGCTGATCTTGACGGGAATATCCTGGCCTTTAATGAAGGCGCAAAAAGGATGTTTGGGTATGAGCCGGAAGAATTGGTTCAAAAATCAAGTATACAACTATTGTATACAAAAGGAGATGTTGAATCAGGGAAGGTAAGAAGGATGTTAGAGACAACGCTGATTACTGGCAGGTATAAAAGCGAAATGCAATTGGTGCGTAAAAATGGAGAGGTGTTTACCGGATATAGTACATTTACTACGCGACAATCTACCGGTGGGAAACCAATTGGTTTTGTGATGATTGCAAGGGATATTACGGAACAAAAATTATTAGAGCAGGAACTTCATAGTTATACGGTACAACTGGAAAAGATTGTTGAAGAGAGGACGCGGAAACTGAGGGTATCAGAAGAGAAATACAGACGTCTCTTTGAGACAAGTAAAGACGTCGTATTCTTCTGCGATACGGAATGCCAGTTTGCAGACATTAATCAAGCCGGTGTGGACTTATTTGGATATGAGTCAAAAAATGAGATCCTGAAATTGAACCTGGTTCAGCACTTGTTCTTCAGCCAGGCAGAGGGTAAGGCGATTAAGGAAATGGTATGCAAAAACGGTTTTATCAAGGATTATGAGGTAGAATTAAAAAAGAAAGATGGTATCAGGGTGCCCTGCCTGATGACGAGTAATCTCAGACGTGATGAACGGAATAACATTATTGGCTACGAGGGGATTATCATCGATCTAACCGAAAGGAAGAAGCTGGAGCAAGAGAAAGATATCATGAATAACATCAACAAGATTCTCGCTTCAAACCTTGACATTCGGGAAGTGTATAAATCTTTCAGCGAAGAACTGAACAAGGTCATCGATTTTGACCGTATGAGCATTACTCTTCTTGATGAAAAAAGGGAAGAGCTTTTGATTTTTGCTGTTTCGAAAGATTACCGTGGTTCCAGATTGGAAGAGGGTATGCATTATTCTAAATATGGAACACTGGCCGGGAAAGTTGTGGAAGATGGTGAAGTTTACATGGTTAGTGATACGTCACGGGGACGTTTTTCCACAGATCCGATTTTGTTTAAAGAGGGGATCAAATCACGTCTGTCGTTTCCTCTGATATGCAAGGGTGAGATCATTGGAAGTCTTAACTTCGGAAGTAAAAATGTTCATAATTATTCAGAAAACCATGTGGATATTATTAATAAGATTGCTCCGCAACTCGCCATTGCAATTGACAACACATGTCTTTTTGATAAAATTAAGGAGTCTGAGGAAAAGTACAGGAATCTCGTTGAGGATATCGAAGATGTAATATTCAGGCTGGACAAAAAAGGGCGATATTTGTTTCTCAACAGTGCATTGAAGAATGTAACGGGATATGATCCCCAGGAATTTTATGAAAACCCTTCCATTGCCATGGGAATGATCCATAAGCACGATGGTGAATTAGTCAGGGAAACAACGCGAAAGGTGCTTACCGGAGAATTAAAAGCATCAAAAGATTTAGAGTATAGAATCTATTGTAAGAATGGTGAGGAGTTATGGGTCTCTCAGAATACCTATCCAATCAAAAATAAAAAAGGAACTATTATAGGCATTGAGGGGATTATGCGGGACATAACGGACAGCAAGAGAATCGAAGAACAGATAAGGCGCTCCGAACGGTTGGCCTCAATAGGTGAGTTAGCAGCCTCGATTGCCCACGAAATCCGTAACCCTCTGGGTGCCATATCGAATTCAGTCGGTATGTTGAAAAGAGACTTATTTTTAAAGGATGACGATCAAAAGTTATTTGAGATGGTTGTGGAGGAAACTGACCGGCTCAATAGTATTATTACCAACTTCCTCACCTTTGCACATCCTGCCGAGTATCATTTCATCAAGAGTGATATTCTTGAGATTATCGACGAAACACTGTTTTTGTTAGAGCAGGATGCACGGTTTCATGAAGAAATCAAGATTGTAAAAATTTATGAGAATGATATTCCCAGGATTCATGTAGATCGGAATTGGATCAGGAAGGTATTTTGGAATTTACTGGTAAATTCGATTGATGCGATGCCACGAGGCGGAAAAATCTTCATCCGTGTGAGAATGCCGAAGGTTCCTGATAATAACGGGATAGAAATCGTGATCGCAGATACAGGTATGGGAATTCCGCCTGAGATTATCAGAAAGATATTTGAGCCCTTTTTTACTACAAAAAAATCAAAAGGCACCGGATTAGGACTTTCCATTGTGCATCGTATCGTAGACAACCATGGTGGTGTAATAGATGTGAAGAGTAAGCAAAACAAAGGGACCATATTTACGATTAGATTGCCGGTAAAAAGTAAACAAATTAAGACCATTCCAGTATAA